A portion of the Camelus ferus isolate YT-003-E chromosome 16, BCGSAC_Cfer_1.0, whole genome shotgun sequence genome contains these proteins:
- the LOC102522376 gene encoding LOW QUALITY PROTEIN: prohibitin (The sequence of the model RefSeq protein was modified relative to this genomic sequence to represent the inferred CDS: inserted 2 bases in 2 codons) has product MAAKVFESIGKFGLALAVAGGVVNSALYNVDAGHRAVISDXSGVQDIVVGEGTHFLIPWVQKPIIFDCRSRPHNVPVITGSKDLQNVSITLHILFRPVASQLPCIFTGIREDYDEHVLLSITTEILKSMVACFDAGELITQRELVSRQVSDDLTERAATFGLILDDVSLTHLTFGKEFTEAVEAKQVAQQEAERARFMVEKAEQQKKAAIISAEGDSKAAELIANSLATAGDGLIELRKXEAAEDIAYQLSRSRNITYLPAGQSVLLQLPQ; this is encoded by the exons ATGGCTGCCAAAGTGTTTGAGTCCATTGGCAAGTTTGGCCTGGCCTTAGCCGTTGCAGGAGGCGTGGTGAACTCTGCCTTGTATAATG TGGATGCTGGACACAGAGCTGTCATCTCTG CTAGTGGAGTGCAGGACATTGTCGTAGGGGAAGGGACTCACTTCCTCATCCCTTGGGTACAGAAACCAATTATCTTTGACTGCCGCTCTCGACCACATAACGTGCCGGTGATCACTGGTAGCAAAG ATTTACAGAATGTCAGCATCACTCTGCACATCCTCTTCCGGCCGGTTGCCAGCCAGCTTCCCTGCATCTTCACCGGCATCAGAGAGGACTATGACGAGCACGTGCTGCTGTCCATCACGACAGAGATCCTCAAGTCCATGGTG GCTTGCTTTGATGCTGGAGAACTGATCACCCAGAGAGAGCTGGTCTCCAGACAGGTGAGCGATGACCTCACAGAGCGAGCAGCAACCTTTGGGCTCATCCTGGATGACGTATCCCTG ACACATCTGACCTTCGGGAAGGAGTTCACAGAAGCGGTAGAAGCCAAGCAGGTGGCtcagcaggaagcagagagggccAGATTCATGGTGGAGAAG GCTGAGCAGCAGAAGAAGGCAGCCATCATCTCTGCGGAGGGTGACTCCAAGGCCGCGGAGCTGATCGCCAACTCGCTCGCCACCGCAGGCGATGGCCTGATCGAGCTGCGCA CGGAGGCCGCAGAGGACATCGCATACCAGCTGTCCCGCTCTCGGAACATCACCTACCTGCCCGCCGGGCAGTCGGTGCTCCTCCAGCTGCCCCAGTGA